A window of the Alnus glutinosa chromosome 4, dhAlnGlut1.1, whole genome shotgun sequence genome harbors these coding sequences:
- the LOC133865950 gene encoding lupeol synthase-like isoform X4, with amino-acid sequence MWKLKIAEGGPGLVSGNNFIGRQHWEFDPNAGTPEERAQVEKARQEFKNNRFRTKQSADLFMRMQLRKENPCPPIPPPVKVKETEVITEEAMITTLRRALSFYSSIQAHDGHWPAESSGPLFFLQPFVMALYITGDLNAIFSPEHQKELLRYLYNHQNEDGGWGFHIEGHSTMFGSALSYIALRILGEGPEDGEDGAMARGRRWILDHGGLVAIPSWGKFWVTVLGVYEWAGCNPLPPEFWLLPKVFPMHPGKMLSYCRLVYMPMSYLYGKRFVGRITELILSLRQELYNEPYHQINWNKARNTIAKEDLYYPHPLIQDMLWGFLHHVAEPVLKHWPFSMLREKALKAAIGHVHYEDENSKYLCIGCVEKVLCLIACWVEDPNGEAYKLHLGRIPDNYWIAEDGLKIQSFGSQMWDAGFAIQAILSCNLNEEYWPTLRKAHEFVKASQVPENPYGDFKAMYRHISKGAWTFSIQDHGWQVSDCTAEGLKVAILFSQMPPDLVGEKLETERFYDAVNVILSLQSSNGGFPAWEPQRAHEWLEKLNPTEFFKNVLIDREYVECTSSALQGLVLFRKFYPKHQRTEIDSSILRGVQFIENVQELDGSWYGNWGICYTYATWFAVGALAACGRNYKNSLALRKACEFLLSKQLPNGGWGESYLSSQNKVWTNIEGNRANLVQTAWALLGLMDAGQEITGVFFGNCTLNYSANRNIFPIWALGEYRRRVLLAR; translated from the exons CTTAGGAAGGAGAACCCATGTCCACCAATTCCTCCACCAGTGAAAGTGAAAGAAACAGAGGTGATAACAGAGGAAGCAATGATTACGACACTGAGAAGAGCACTAAGCTTTTACTCCTCCATTCAAGCTCATGATGGCCATTGGCCTGCTGAATCTTCTGGCCCGTTGTTTTTCCTTCAACCCTTT GTAATGGCATTATACATAACTGGAGATCTCAATGCTATTTTTTCACCAGAACACCAAAAGGAACTTCTTCGATACTTGTATAATCATCAG AACGAAGACGGAGGTTGGGGGTTCCATATAGAGGGTCACAGCACAATGTTTGGGTCAGCTTTGAGTTACATTGCCTTGAGAATACTTGGAGAGGGACCTGAAGATGGTGAAGATGGGGCTATGGCTAGAGGCCGAAGATGGATCCTTGACCATGGTGGTCTAGTGGCTATTCCTTCATGGGGAAAGTTTTGGGTCACG GTACTGGGAGTGTATGAGTGGGCAGGCTGCAATCCATTGCCCCCAGAGTTTTGGCTTCTTCCTAAAGTCTTCCCCATGCATCCAG GCAAAATGTTAAGCTATTGTCGCTTGGTTTACATGCCAATGTCTTATTTATATGGGAAGAGGTTCGTTGGTCGAATCACTGAATTGATTCTATCACTAAGACAAGAGTTATATAACGAGCCTTACCATCAAATTAACTGGAATAAAGCCCGGAACACAATTGCAAAG GAGGATCTCTACTATCCGCATCCCCTCATACAAGATATGCTATGGGGATTTCTTCACCATGTAGCCGAGCCTGTCCTGAAGCATTGGCCCTTTTCAATGTTGAGAGAGAAGGCACTAAAAGCTGCAATTGGTCATGTACATTATGAGGATGAGAACAGCAAATACCTTTGCATTGGATGCGTTGAAAAG GTATTATGTTTGATTGCCTGTTGGGTTGAAGATCCAAATGGGGAGGCATACAAGCTTCATCTAGGCAGGATTCCAGACAACTATTGGATTGCAGAAGATGGCTTAAAAATTCAG AGTTTCGGCAGTCAGATGTGGGATGCAGGTTTTGCTATTCAAGCAATTCTCTCTTGTAATCTAAACGAAGAGTATTGGCCAACACTTCGTAAAGCACATGAATTTGTAAAGGCTTCACAG GTCCCGGAAAACCCTTATGGGGACTTCAAAGCCATGTACCGCCACATAAGTAAAGGAGCATGGACATTCTCGATTCAAGACCATGGCTGGCAAGTCTCTGATTGCACCGCTGAAGGGCTGAAG GTTGCAATCTTGTTCTCACAAATGCCTCCAGACCTTGTTGGGGAAAAATTGGAGACAGAGCGGTTTTATGATGCTGTGAATGTCATTCTTTCTCTACAA AGTAGCAATGGTGGTTTCCCAGCATGGGAGCCTCAAAGAGCACATGAATGGTTGGAG AAGCTCAACCCCACGGAGTTCTTTAAAAATGTCCTTATTGACCGAGA GTACGTAGAGTGCACTTCATCTGCACTTCAAGGTCTGGTACTCTTTAGGAAATTCTATCCCAAGCACCAGAGGACAGAGATAGACAGTAGCATTCTCAGAGGAGTTCAATTCATTGAAAATGTGCAAGAACTAGATGGATCATg GTATGGTAATTGGGGGATTTGCTACACCTATGCTACGTGGTTTGCTGTAGGGGCGCTGGCTGCTTGTGGAAGAAACTACAAAAATTCTCTTGCATTGCGTAAAGCTTGTGAATTTTTGCTATCAAAGCAGCTACCTAATGGTGGATGGGGGGAAAGTTACCTATCTAGCCAAAACAAA GTGTGGACGAATATAGAAGGCAACCGTGCAAATTTGGTCCAAACTGCATGGGCCTTGTTAGGCCTCATGGATGCTGGGCAG GAAATCACAGGAGTATTTTTTGGAAATTGTACACTAAACTACTCAGCAAATCGAAACATTTTTCCAATATGGGCTCTTGGAGAATATCGGAGGCGAGTCCTGTTAGCACGATAA
- the LOC133865950 gene encoding lupeol synthase-like isoform X5, translated as MWKLKIAEGGPGLVSGNNFIGRQHWEFDPNAGTPEERAQVEKARQEFKNNRFRTKQSADLFMRMQLRKENPCPPIPPPVKVKETEVITEEAMITTLRRALSFYSSIQAHDGHWPAESSGPLFFLQPFVMALYITGDLNAIFSPEHQKELLRYLYNHQNEDGGWGFHIEGHSTMFGSALSYIALRILGEGPEDGEDGAMARGRRWILDHGGLVAIPSWGKFWVTVLGVYEWAGCNPLPPEFWLLPKVFPMHPGKMLSYCRLVYMPMSYLYGKRFVGRITELILSLRQELYNEPYHQINWNKARNTIAKVLCLIACWVEDPNGEAYKLHLGRIPDNYWIAEDGLKIQSFGSQMWDAGFAIQAILSCNLNEEYWPTLRKAHEFVKASQVPENPYGDFKAMYRHISKGAWTFSIQDHGWQVSDCTAEGLKVAILFSQMPPDLVGEKLETERFYDAVNVILSLQSSNGGFPAWEPQRAHEWLEKLNPTEFFKNVLIDREYVECTSSALQGLVLFRKFYPKHQRTEIDSSILRGVQFIENVQELDGSWYGNWGICYTYATWFAVGALAACGRNYKNSLALRKACEFLLSKQLPNGGWGESYLSSQNKVWTNIEGNRANLVQTAWALLGLMDAGQGEIDPTPIHRGVRLLINSQMEDGDFPQQEITGVFFGNCTLNYSANRNIFPIWALGEYRRRVLLAR; from the exons CTTAGGAAGGAGAACCCATGTCCACCAATTCCTCCACCAGTGAAAGTGAAAGAAACAGAGGTGATAACAGAGGAAGCAATGATTACGACACTGAGAAGAGCACTAAGCTTTTACTCCTCCATTCAAGCTCATGATGGCCATTGGCCTGCTGAATCTTCTGGCCCGTTGTTTTTCCTTCAACCCTTT GTAATGGCATTATACATAACTGGAGATCTCAATGCTATTTTTTCACCAGAACACCAAAAGGAACTTCTTCGATACTTGTATAATCATCAG AACGAAGACGGAGGTTGGGGGTTCCATATAGAGGGTCACAGCACAATGTTTGGGTCAGCTTTGAGTTACATTGCCTTGAGAATACTTGGAGAGGGACCTGAAGATGGTGAAGATGGGGCTATGGCTAGAGGCCGAAGATGGATCCTTGACCATGGTGGTCTAGTGGCTATTCCTTCATGGGGAAAGTTTTGGGTCACG GTACTGGGAGTGTATGAGTGGGCAGGCTGCAATCCATTGCCCCCAGAGTTTTGGCTTCTTCCTAAAGTCTTCCCCATGCATCCAG GCAAAATGTTAAGCTATTGTCGCTTGGTTTACATGCCAATGTCTTATTTATATGGGAAGAGGTTCGTTGGTCGAATCACTGAATTGATTCTATCACTAAGACAAGAGTTATATAACGAGCCTTACCATCAAATTAACTGGAATAAAGCCCGGAACACAATTGCAAAG GTATTATGTTTGATTGCCTGTTGGGTTGAAGATCCAAATGGGGAGGCATACAAGCTTCATCTAGGCAGGATTCCAGACAACTATTGGATTGCAGAAGATGGCTTAAAAATTCAG AGTTTCGGCAGTCAGATGTGGGATGCAGGTTTTGCTATTCAAGCAATTCTCTCTTGTAATCTAAACGAAGAGTATTGGCCAACACTTCGTAAAGCACATGAATTTGTAAAGGCTTCACAG GTCCCGGAAAACCCTTATGGGGACTTCAAAGCCATGTACCGCCACATAAGTAAAGGAGCATGGACATTCTCGATTCAAGACCATGGCTGGCAAGTCTCTGATTGCACCGCTGAAGGGCTGAAG GTTGCAATCTTGTTCTCACAAATGCCTCCAGACCTTGTTGGGGAAAAATTGGAGACAGAGCGGTTTTATGATGCTGTGAATGTCATTCTTTCTCTACAA AGTAGCAATGGTGGTTTCCCAGCATGGGAGCCTCAAAGAGCACATGAATGGTTGGAG AAGCTCAACCCCACGGAGTTCTTTAAAAATGTCCTTATTGACCGAGA GTACGTAGAGTGCACTTCATCTGCACTTCAAGGTCTGGTACTCTTTAGGAAATTCTATCCCAAGCACCAGAGGACAGAGATAGACAGTAGCATTCTCAGAGGAGTTCAATTCATTGAAAATGTGCAAGAACTAGATGGATCATg GTATGGTAATTGGGGGATTTGCTACACCTATGCTACGTGGTTTGCTGTAGGGGCGCTGGCTGCTTGTGGAAGAAACTACAAAAATTCTCTTGCATTGCGTAAAGCTTGTGAATTTTTGCTATCAAAGCAGCTACCTAATGGTGGATGGGGGGAAAGTTACCTATCTAGCCAAAACAAA GTGTGGACGAATATAGAAGGCAACCGTGCAAATTTGGTCCAAACTGCATGGGCCTTGTTAGGCCTCATGGATGCTGGGCAG GGCGAGATAGACCCAACACCAATTCATCGCGGAGTAAGGCTACTGATCAATTCACAGATGGAAGATGGTGACTTCCCTCAACAG GAAATCACAGGAGTATTTTTTGGAAATTGTACACTAAACTACTCAGCAAATCGAAACATTTTTCCAATATGGGCTCTTGGAGAATATCGGAGGCGAGTCCTGTTAGCACGATAA
- the LOC133865950 gene encoding lupeol synthase-like isoform X1, whose product MWKLKIAEGGPGLVSGNNFIGRQHWEFDPNAGTPEERAQVEKARQEFKNNRFRTKQSADLFMRMQLRKENPCPPIPPPVKVKETEVITEEAMITTLRRALSFYSSIQAHDGHWPAESSGPLFFLQPFVMALYITGDLNAIFSPEHQKELLRYLYNHQNEDGGWGFHIEGHSTMFGSALSYIALRILGEGPEDGEDGAMARGRRWILDHGGLVAIPSWGKFWVTVLGVYEWAGCNPLPPEFWLLPKVFPMHPGKMLSYCRLVYMPMSYLYGKRFVGRITELILSLRQELYNEPYHQINWNKARNTIAKEDLYYPHPLIQDMLWGFLHHVAEPVLKHWPFSMLREKALKAAIGHVHYEDENSKYLCIGCVEKVLCLIACWVEDPNGEAYKLHLGRIPDNYWIAEDGLKIQSFGSQMWDAGFAIQAILSCNLNEEYWPTLRKAHEFVKASQVPENPYGDFKAMYRHISKGAWTFSIQDHGWQVSDCTAEGLKVAILFSQMPPDLVGEKLETERFYDAVNVILSLQSSNGGFPAWEPQRAHEWLEKLNPTEFFKNVLIDREYVECTSSALQGLVLFRKFYPKHQRTEIDSSILRGVQFIENVQELDGSWYGNWGICYTYATWFAVGALAACGRNYKNSLALRKACEFLLSKQLPNGGWGESYLSSQNKVWTNIEGNRANLVQTAWALLGLMDAGQGEIDPTPIHRGVRLLINSQMEDGDFPQQEITGVFFGNCTLNYSANRNIFPIWALGEYRRRVLLAR is encoded by the exons CTTAGGAAGGAGAACCCATGTCCACCAATTCCTCCACCAGTGAAAGTGAAAGAAACAGAGGTGATAACAGAGGAAGCAATGATTACGACACTGAGAAGAGCACTAAGCTTTTACTCCTCCATTCAAGCTCATGATGGCCATTGGCCTGCTGAATCTTCTGGCCCGTTGTTTTTCCTTCAACCCTTT GTAATGGCATTATACATAACTGGAGATCTCAATGCTATTTTTTCACCAGAACACCAAAAGGAACTTCTTCGATACTTGTATAATCATCAG AACGAAGACGGAGGTTGGGGGTTCCATATAGAGGGTCACAGCACAATGTTTGGGTCAGCTTTGAGTTACATTGCCTTGAGAATACTTGGAGAGGGACCTGAAGATGGTGAAGATGGGGCTATGGCTAGAGGCCGAAGATGGATCCTTGACCATGGTGGTCTAGTGGCTATTCCTTCATGGGGAAAGTTTTGGGTCACG GTACTGGGAGTGTATGAGTGGGCAGGCTGCAATCCATTGCCCCCAGAGTTTTGGCTTCTTCCTAAAGTCTTCCCCATGCATCCAG GCAAAATGTTAAGCTATTGTCGCTTGGTTTACATGCCAATGTCTTATTTATATGGGAAGAGGTTCGTTGGTCGAATCACTGAATTGATTCTATCACTAAGACAAGAGTTATATAACGAGCCTTACCATCAAATTAACTGGAATAAAGCCCGGAACACAATTGCAAAG GAGGATCTCTACTATCCGCATCCCCTCATACAAGATATGCTATGGGGATTTCTTCACCATGTAGCCGAGCCTGTCCTGAAGCATTGGCCCTTTTCAATGTTGAGAGAGAAGGCACTAAAAGCTGCAATTGGTCATGTACATTATGAGGATGAGAACAGCAAATACCTTTGCATTGGATGCGTTGAAAAG GTATTATGTTTGATTGCCTGTTGGGTTGAAGATCCAAATGGGGAGGCATACAAGCTTCATCTAGGCAGGATTCCAGACAACTATTGGATTGCAGAAGATGGCTTAAAAATTCAG AGTTTCGGCAGTCAGATGTGGGATGCAGGTTTTGCTATTCAAGCAATTCTCTCTTGTAATCTAAACGAAGAGTATTGGCCAACACTTCGTAAAGCACATGAATTTGTAAAGGCTTCACAG GTCCCGGAAAACCCTTATGGGGACTTCAAAGCCATGTACCGCCACATAAGTAAAGGAGCATGGACATTCTCGATTCAAGACCATGGCTGGCAAGTCTCTGATTGCACCGCTGAAGGGCTGAAG GTTGCAATCTTGTTCTCACAAATGCCTCCAGACCTTGTTGGGGAAAAATTGGAGACAGAGCGGTTTTATGATGCTGTGAATGTCATTCTTTCTCTACAA AGTAGCAATGGTGGTTTCCCAGCATGGGAGCCTCAAAGAGCACATGAATGGTTGGAG AAGCTCAACCCCACGGAGTTCTTTAAAAATGTCCTTATTGACCGAGA GTACGTAGAGTGCACTTCATCTGCACTTCAAGGTCTGGTACTCTTTAGGAAATTCTATCCCAAGCACCAGAGGACAGAGATAGACAGTAGCATTCTCAGAGGAGTTCAATTCATTGAAAATGTGCAAGAACTAGATGGATCATg GTATGGTAATTGGGGGATTTGCTACACCTATGCTACGTGGTTTGCTGTAGGGGCGCTGGCTGCTTGTGGAAGAAACTACAAAAATTCTCTTGCATTGCGTAAAGCTTGTGAATTTTTGCTATCAAAGCAGCTACCTAATGGTGGATGGGGGGAAAGTTACCTATCTAGCCAAAACAAA GTGTGGACGAATATAGAAGGCAACCGTGCAAATTTGGTCCAAACTGCATGGGCCTTGTTAGGCCTCATGGATGCTGGGCAG GGCGAGATAGACCCAACACCAATTCATCGCGGAGTAAGGCTACTGATCAATTCACAGATGGAAGATGGTGACTTCCCTCAACAG GAAATCACAGGAGTATTTTTTGGAAATTGTACACTAAACTACTCAGCAAATCGAAACATTTTTCCAATATGGGCTCTTGGAGAATATCGGAGGCGAGTCCTGTTAGCACGATAA